Proteins from a single region of Methanoculleus horonobensis:
- a CDS encoding polyprenyl synthetase family protein, translating to MIPFREFLPGIRPAVNRRIAETAGSEADIDPGVLPLLLKGKRMRAGLLLYIHAGLAPAAPPTRQALDLACAVELAHAASLILDDMLDGDTARRGAPSLHLTRGQGRAVLDAVGILALPYSLAAPYGAGYVTMLASAQRKMARGVTWEMLGGPDLPPAELYDTIVARKTGCLFSLAAAWGAMATGEEGAVVTAFGEFGLAAGKAMQVADDIADLSAAGAGVRGSRPGSEALLLRCVPENNGTRQALGRILEREVSGAAARIAAAGRCRVPPEAWEPFGQAVREIVGLTMGEEVPVG from the coding sequence ATGATACCGTTTCGCGAGTTCCTTCCGGGGATACGTCCTGCAGTCAACCGCCGGATCGCGGAGACGGCGGGCAGCGAGGCCGATATCGATCCCGGCGTCCTCCCTCTCCTCCTGAAAGGAAAACGGATGCGGGCCGGGCTCCTCCTCTACATCCACGCCGGTCTCGCCCCTGCGGCGCCGCCCACCCGGCAGGCGCTCGACCTTGCCTGCGCCGTCGAGCTCGCCCACGCTGCAAGTCTCATCCTCGACGACATGCTGGACGGGGATACCGCCCGGCGGGGAGCCCCGTCCCTCCACCTCACCAGGGGGCAGGGACGGGCGGTTCTCGACGCCGTCGGCATCCTCGCCCTCCCCTACTCGCTCGCTGCCCCGTACGGTGCCGGATACGTAACGATGCTCGCGTCGGCCCAGCGGAAGATGGCCCGGGGCGTGACCTGGGAGATGCTCGGGGGGCCGGATCTCCCGCCGGCCGAACTCTACGATACGATCGTCGCCAGAAAGACCGGGTGTCTCTTCTCGCTCGCGGCCGCCTGGGGGGCGATGGCGACGGGGGAGGAGGGTGCGGTCGTCACCGCGTTCGGCGAGTTCGGTCTCGCCGCCGGGAAGGCGATGCAGGTCGCCGACGACATCGCGGATCTCAGCGCAGCCGGTGCTGGGGTCCGGGGCTCCCGGCCGGGGTCGGAGGCGCTCCTTCTCCGGTGCGTTCCGGAGAACAACGGAACCCGGCAGGCGCTGGGACGGATACTCGAGCGGGAGGTGAGCGGTGCGGCCGCCCGGATAGCCGCCGCCGGCCGGTGCCGGGTGCCGCCGGAAGCGTGGGAACCGTTCGGGCAGGCGGTCCGGGAGATCGTGGGGCTCACGATGGGGGAGGAAGTGCCGGTCGGATGA
- a CDS encoding sensor histidine kinase — MTTLTEHQRAAIVMALLVISVFLTYYFHAVLMLGTVFSHFFYIPIILTALWWEKRSILVAIFLGGLVVVSSLLYRPDLLTLNDYGRALMFIVIAFVVASLSEQLKGREQEVKRQRDLMQRYLDVAGVLFAVIGTDHTIRLVNRHGCELLGYREEELLGKDWFDTVVPGGLREARRQAFDEAIARKAALPGQRENPVVTRSGDELILAWQDTVFTGDDGRPLGVIGSGADITDRIRAEKELREAHDEANLYLDIMTHDINNANAVALGYADLLETTLGAGEREMVRKLRAGVDRSIEIIQNVTTIRRLHSHETATKPVDLDAIVRAEIAHHPGARIAYRGETVGVMADDLLSEVFANLIGNSIKFGDPEIEITVRVEESGDQVEVSVEDTGPGVPDAVKPILFTRFARGKSSRSGKGLGLYITRTLIERYGGRVWVDDRVPGRPECGAAFRFTLLRSGWRRKPPAACPLVTARS; from the coding sequence GTGACTACCCTTACCGAACACCAGCGAGCGGCCATCGTCATGGCACTCCTCGTAATATCGGTCTTCCTGACCTACTACTTCCACGCGGTCCTGATGCTCGGAACCGTCTTTTCGCACTTCTTCTACATCCCGATCATCCTGACCGCGCTCTGGTGGGAGAAGCGGAGCATACTGGTCGCTATCTTTCTCGGCGGGCTCGTCGTCGTCAGCAGCCTCCTTTACCGGCCCGATCTCCTGACCCTGAACGACTACGGACGCGCACTGATGTTCATCGTCATCGCCTTCGTCGTCGCATCCCTCTCCGAGCAGCTCAAAGGGCGGGAACAGGAGGTGAAGAGGCAGAGGGATCTCATGCAGCGTTACCTGGACGTGGCGGGCGTCCTCTTCGCCGTCATCGGCACCGACCACACCATCCGGCTCGTCAATCGCCACGGGTGCGAGCTGCTCGGTTACCGGGAAGAGGAACTGCTCGGGAAGGACTGGTTCGACACAGTCGTCCCCGGAGGGCTCCGGGAGGCGCGACGGCAGGCTTTCGACGAGGCGATTGCCCGGAAAGCCGCCCTCCCGGGGCAGCGGGAGAACCCTGTCGTCACGCGGAGCGGCGACGAACTGATCCTCGCGTGGCAGGACACCGTGTTCACCGGCGACGACGGCCGACCGCTCGGGGTAATCGGGTCGGGGGCCGACATCACCGACCGTATCCGGGCCGAAAAGGAGCTGCGGGAGGCTCACGACGAGGCGAACCTCTACCTCGACATCATGACGCACGATATCAACAACGCGAACGCCGTCGCTCTCGGGTATGCCGACCTGCTCGAGACGACGCTCGGCGCGGGGGAGCGGGAGATGGTTCGGAAACTCAGGGCCGGCGTCGACCGGAGCATCGAGATCATCCAGAACGTCACGACGATAAGAAGGCTGCACTCCCATGAGACGGCGACGAAGCCCGTCGACCTCGACGCGATCGTCAGGGCCGAGATCGCCCACCATCCCGGCGCCCGGATCGCGTATCGGGGAGAAACGGTCGGGGTCATGGCCGACGACCTTCTCTCCGAGGTCTTTGCAAACCTCATCGGCAACAGTATCAAGTTCGGGGACCCGGAGATCGAGATCACCGTCAGGGTCGAGGAGAGCGGCGATCAGGTCGAGGTCTCGGTCGAGGATACCGGGCCCGGGGTGCCCGATGCAGTCAAACCAATCCTCTTCACCCGTTTTGCGCGGGGGAAGAGCAGCAGGAGCGGGAAAGGGCTCGGGCTCTACATCACCCGCACCCTGATCGAACGCTACGGCGGCCGGGTATGGGTCGATGACCGGGTTCCGGGGCGTCCGGAATGCGGCGCGGCGTTCCGGTTCACCCTCCTCCGGTCGGGCTGGAGACGGAAGCCGCCGGCGGCCTGCCCGTTGGTCACTGCCAGATCTTGA
- a CDS encoding DUF2124 domain-containing protein, with amino-acid sequence MELKEQLSGVPGMLRPFKAYLKEAGLNEGDQVVYYGCPGTCTPFIELLGFAVRDLPIEQVYVPYVDEAAAKAVRPVEGVGMQISGDAASLDPKVIVLMGGLSMPGVPVEKEAVQAVVAAHPGAKVVGICFMRMFQKMGWLEVFDFDLIIDAAIDPVKIWQ; translated from the coding sequence ATGGAATTAAAAGAGCAACTTTCCGGCGTTCCGGGGATGCTCCGGCCGTTCAAGGCGTACCTCAAGGAGGCAGGGCTCAACGAGGGCGACCAGGTCGTCTACTACGGCTGTCCCGGAACCTGCACCCCCTTCATCGAACTCCTGGGGTTCGCCGTCCGGGATCTCCCCATCGAGCAGGTCTACGTGCCGTACGTGGACGAGGCGGCGGCGAAGGCGGTTCGCCCCGTCGAGGGTGTCGGGATGCAGATATCCGGCGACGCGGCCAGCCTCGACCCGAAGGTGATCGTCCTGATGGGCGGTCTCTCGATGCCGGGCGTCCCGGTCGAGAAAGAAGCGGTGCAGGCGGTCGTCGCGGCCCATCCCGGGGCGAAGGTCGTGGGCATCTGTTTCATGCGGATGTTTCAGAAGATGGGCTGGCTCGAAGTCTTCGACTTCGACCTGATCATCGACGCTGCGATCGATCCGGTCAAGATCTGGCAGTGA
- a CDS encoding tautomerase family protein — MPVITIRMAKGRSLEQKRILADEITAAVTKTFGVDPQVVTIFFEELDTENIARAGKLLSES; from the coding sequence ATGCCGGTAATAACCATTCGTATGGCCAAAGGACGGTCGCTTGAGCAGAAACGGATACTCGCAGACGAGATCACCGCCGCGGTCACGAAGACGTTCGGGGTCGACCCACAGGTGGTCACCATCTTCTTTGAGGAGCTCGACACGGAGAACATCGCCCGGGCGGGAAAACTCCTCTCGGAGTCGTAG